One Candidatus Methanoperedens sp. DNA window includes the following coding sequences:
- a CDS encoding MBL fold metallo-hydrolase yields the protein MFIEKLVSRGLAHFSYIAGNDRDAFVVDPKRDVDSYIEIAKNKCCRIRYVFETHCNEDYLIGSLELEKLTGCRIIHSNQIDFGYGEPTAENDTFDIGGMKIKVIETPGHSPDSLSFVLYAPSGEKPLAVFTGDALFYGNVGRTDLFGREKTGEYASILYDSVHGKLLSLGDGTIVYPAHGAGSACGGAMADIVISTIGYERAANPMLDLTREEFVEMKKRENIPLPPYFARMADHNQNGPGLLEPGRVEPLDATTFAGVMSNSTILDTRSPTSFASAHIKDSYNIWLGGLPSFAGWIVDYEKDILLVTERQEDVEAALRYLARIGFDKARGYLCKGIEDWEVHGMSLEQSGIYTVDNLHEKLAENELFVLDVRKKEEYTGGHIPGAVNIYVGELEKRLSEVPPDRPVVSVCSTGNRSGIGASILARGNFKNVYNLIGGMKAWKEKGYPAKKG from the coding sequence ATGTTCATTGAAAAGCTTGTTTCCAGAGGGCTTGCTCATTTCTCCTATATTGCAGGAAATGATAGGGATGCGTTCGTAGTTGATCCTAAAAGAGATGTGGATTCGTATATTGAAATTGCGAAAAACAAATGCTGCAGGATACGGTATGTTTTTGAGACGCACTGCAATGAGGATTACCTGATAGGGTCGCTGGAACTTGAAAAGCTAACAGGTTGCAGGATAATCCACAGCAATCAAATTGATTTTGGCTATGGTGAGCCGACAGCTGAAAATGATACCTTCGACATCGGCGGCATGAAGATTAAGGTTATTGAAACCCCAGGACACTCCCCGGATAGCCTGAGCTTTGTACTTTATGCGCCCTCCGGGGAAAAACCTCTTGCTGTTTTTACAGGGGACGCGCTTTTTTATGGAAATGTAGGAAGGACTGATCTTTTCGGAAGGGAAAAGACGGGTGAATATGCATCTATTCTTTATGACTCTGTGCACGGGAAACTCCTTTCATTAGGTGATGGAACAATCGTGTATCCAGCCCATGGAGCAGGCTCAGCATGCGGCGGCGCAATGGCAGATATTGTAATAAGTACGATAGGATATGAGCGAGCCGCAAATCCCATGCTTGATCTCACGCGTGAGGAATTTGTCGAAATGAAAAAGAGAGAAAATATTCCGCTACCCCCTTATTTTGCCAGGATGGCAGATCATAACCAGAATGGTCCAGGTTTGCTTGAGCCCGGTCGGGTCGAGCCACTGGATGCTACCACGTTCGCAGGCGTTATGTCGAACTCCACAATCTTAGATACCCGCTCTCCTACCTCCTTTGCCAGCGCGCATATCAAAGATTCATATAATATCTGGCTCGGAGGATTGCCTTCATTTGCAGGCTGGATCGTTGATTATGAAAAGGATATCCTGCTTGTGACAGAGAGACAGGAGGATGTTGAGGCAGCGTTACGATATCTTGCAAGGATCGGGTTTGATAAAGCAAGGGGGTATCTTTGCAAGGGTATCGAAGACTGGGAGGTTCATGGAATGAGTCTTGAGCAAAGCGGTATTTATACCGTGGACAATCTTCATGAGAAACTGGCAGAAAACGAACTATTTGTGCTGGATGTTCGAAAGAAGGAGGAATACACCGGGGGTCATATTCCTGGAGCCGTAAATATATATGTGGGTGAACTTGAGAAAAGACTGTCTGAGGTTCCGCCAGACCGTCCTGTTGTTTCTGTTTGTTCCACAGGCAACAGGTCGGGGATCGGAGCAAGCATCCTGGCGCGCGGGAATTTTAAGAATGTGTATAACCTTATCGGAGGCATGAAAGCATGGAAGGAGAAAGGTTATCCTGCAAAAAAAGGTTAA
- a CDS encoding histidine triad nucleotide-binding protein, giving the protein MNSNCIFCNIIRGKSPANFIYKDESFVVFHNIKPSAPVHVLMVPVEHIESVNELKEHNVGVVSRMILKSKEIAEELGIKDSGYKLVINVGSGAGQVIFHLHIHLLGGWNKS; this is encoded by the coding sequence ATGAATAGCAATTGTATATTCTGCAACATTATCAGGGGTAAATCTCCTGCAAATTTTATTTATAAAGATGAAAGCTTCGTGGTTTTCCATAATATAAAACCTTCAGCGCCCGTACATGTCCTGATGGTGCCTGTTGAGCACATTGAAAGTGTCAATGAGCTAAAAGAGCATAATGTGGGGGTTGTATCGAGGATGATCCTCAAATCAAAGGAAATAGCTGAGGAACTGGGTATTAAAGACAGCGGTTACAAACTTGTAATAAACGTGGGCAGCGGAGCCGGACAGGTTATATTTCATTTGCATATTCATCTTTTGGGTGGATGGAACAAAAGTTAA
- a CDS encoding phosphoribosyltransferase, which translates to MAKIIEQRELRNKNHVFRDRVHAGEILARELRPYIGKDSMVLAIPSGGVPVGSAIAEKLGLRMDLIIVRKLPVPFNTEAGFGSMSWNGEVKLNEKLVEQLQLSDSEIDSIIADVKSELDKRMEIFRGKRPFPDLKGRTAIIVDDGLASGYTLLAAISSVKRLSPAKIIVAVPTASESAIDLVAPYVDEIFCPNIRETRIFAVADAYEEWHDLTQEEVLELLKKRNT; encoded by the coding sequence ATGGCAAAAATAATCGAACAGAGGGAATTGAGAAATAAAAATCATGTATTCAGGGACAGGGTACATGCAGGGGAAATTCTTGCAAGAGAACTGAGACCTTATATCGGAAAAGATTCTATGGTGCTGGCTATACCATCGGGAGGTGTTCCTGTAGGAAGTGCTATCGCAGAAAAACTCGGACTTCGGATGGATTTAATAATCGTCAGAAAGCTCCCTGTTCCTTTCAACACTGAAGCCGGGTTTGGTTCGATGAGCTGGAATGGAGAGGTGAAGCTAAATGAGAAATTAGTGGAACAGCTTCAATTGAGCGATTCTGAAATCGATTCAATAATCGCAGATGTCAAAAGTGAGCTTGATAAAAGAATGGAAATATTCCGGGGAAAAAGACCATTTCCTGATCTGAAAGGCAGGACAGCGATAATCGTGGATGACGGGCTGGCTTCAGGTTACACGCTTCTTGCAGCCATAAGTTCCGTAAAAAGACTATCTCCGGCAAAGATCATTGTCGCAGTTCCAACTGCATCAGAAAGCGCAATCGATCTTGTTGCTCCCTATGTCGATGAAATTTTCTGCCCTAACATCCGGGAAACAAGAATATTTGCCGTAGCTGATGCATATGAGGAATGGCATGACCTCACCCAGGAGGAAGTATTGGAATTATTGAAAAAGAGAAACACCTGA